A single genomic interval of Amblyomma americanum isolate KBUSLIRL-KWMA chromosome 11, ASM5285725v1, whole genome shotgun sequence harbors:
- the LOC144110404 gene encoding uncharacterized protein LOC144110404 translates to METETDLSMQNISHLIEENGRLKQRLASLEEECSTAKQKAGELENKHTNHAIITKEVVMQSAKTVKFYTGFVSTAMFTAFLQFVLSAWKPSCATWLDAETQLIIVLMRLRLGLLTQDLSCRFGISNATVSSIFHAWLDVLAANMTKLIIWPSRQTLEANRPAAFQDPFFDGVTGIIDCTEVFIQRPILMTARSQTYSHYKHHNTVKILVVISPSGAITFVSKAWGGRTPDKEITLRSGLLDKVKEGDVFLVDRGFRCGEMFAARGATLLMPSLTKNRAQLPGAEVTTSRKVSSVRIHVERAIQRLKVFRIFQTVLPLNFVKRTGDKNLATIDKVVVVCSALVNLQTPIIKNSQRRSAS, encoded by the coding sequence ATGGAAACAGAAACTGATCTCAGCATGCAGAATATATCCCATCTTATTGAAGAGAATGGCAGGCTTAAGCAGCGTTTGGCCTCTCTGGAGGAAGAGTGTTCAACAGCTAAGCAAAAGGCTGgtgaacttgaaaacaagcataCAAACCATGCTATTATAACCAAAGAAGTGGTAATGCAGTCAGCCAAAACAGTAAAGTTTTACACAGGGTTTGTATCTACAGCCATGTTCACTGCTTTCCTGCAGTTTGTGCTGTCAGCATGGAAGCCGTCATGTGCCACATGGCTTGATGCAGAAACACAACTCATCATTGTACTCATGAGACTTCGTTTGGGTCTCCTTACCCAAGATTTGTCATGCAGATTTGGCATCTCAAATGCCACTGTCAGTTCAATTTTTCATGCATGGCTTGATGTTCTTGCTGCAAACATGACAAAGTTGATAATCTGGCCTTCCCGACAGACACTTGAAGCTAATCGGCCAGCGGCGTTTCAGGACCCTTTTTTTGATGGTGTTACTGGCATCATTGATTGTACTGAAGTATTCATACAAAGGCCGATATTAATGACAGCAAGGAGCCAGACATATTCTCATTACAAACACCATAATACAGTAAAAATTCTAGTTGTAATATCACCTTCAGGAGCAATAACTTTCGTATCAAAAGCATGGGGAGGCAGGACGCCTGACAAGGAGATTACTCTACGCAGTGGTCTCCTAGACAAGGTCAAGGAAGGGGATGTTTTTCTTGTTGACCGAGGATTTAGATGCGGTGAGATGTTTGCTGCACGAGGTGCAACACTTCTCATGCCATCACTGACTAAGAATCGTGCCCAGCTACCTGGTGCTGAGGTCACAACGTCTAGGAAAGTCTCTAGCGTGCGCATCCATGTTGAAAGGgccatacaaagattgaaagtttTCAGAATTTTCCAGACTGTGCTGCCTTTGAATTTCGTGAAGAGGACTGGCGACAAGAACCTCGCAACCATAGATAAAGTGGTGGTGGTGTGCTCTGCTTTAGTTAATCTGCAAACCCCTATCATTAAGAATTCTCAGCGCAGAAGTGCTTCATAA